From Prosthecobacter fusiformis, one genomic window encodes:
- the dnaE gene encoding DNA polymerase III subunit alpha: protein MMLHFDADAFFAAVEQAADPKLRGKPIAVGGQKRGVIASASYEARRLGIYTTMPTVRARKLCPSLIILPGDFEKYERFSKLMFSYAYDFTPLVEVASIDECYMDLKGAKDTRAVSTALTIQKAISQSLKLSVSVGVGANKLVSQIASKLKKPHCFIEVSQGGEQDFLWPLENKWLPLVGPHLAAKLNTAGLRCVGHVAATPVDELSLVVGTSAPTLHEYALGRDDRPVVCDAPEAKSYGEQETFGQDTTDTVFIIARLRCMADGLMRRVRHDGKSIRTVSLRVRYNDMDETTRSSSLEEPTDLEHDVYPLLETLLHRAWERRVSIRLVGLRFTKIYEAGFSASLGLEQSDITRARLHILSVVVDHLRHKQCSIMRGHDLWLSKHRQQPRETLPKPQVITGEVKESSHRVLRERAENGPQIFVPSAQSLTAPALNVKSCYSFLDSALTIPAMIKAATGYGIKALAITDPNLHGAVPFYQAASAAGIKPIIGAELLSGSTHLLAYVQNKTGYQHLCRLLSFGKGGHVTTEQLQSHREGLIITPGNADAIALPEIRYHKAADKMLFSVLQSMKTLTLLHEPHPQKRRGDFAFPLPVEWGRYSPQALKAAHELADQCEFAFDFKTLRFPNYAPRDGSTPAAMLSRLAHEGLKRRYGSNADSHLAQLREELEIIAEVGYEEYFLTVWDLLQECLTHDIHWITRGSAADSLVCYCLGISNVCPIRFELYFRRFLNRDRMALQKLPDIDIDFAHDKKDAVVELLLKRYGPEHAAIVGGFNTFQAKSAFADIAKVLGVAENEIRRLTQHMPWTDAKHAADAVAMSRECDNTPWQEEPMRTALLMAGMLDGFPRYPKMHPCGVVLSRCPIRDLSPTFQSTKGWQTTHFDMDSVEAVGLIKLDILAQGGLAVLRDTKSMLQAQGFTMSLDNLEVGGIGGTEEPPRSPDAEPWSDPEIWQMIASGNGRGVHHIESPAMTSLACMADVRDIDRLVAIVSVIRPGAANGLKKTQFARRAQGLEAVDYVHESLSKVLRSTFGVVAYEEHILQICEEFAGLPGGRADVLRRALVKQDEAKIAEVKVEFMAAAKARSRDAYSIAHVWDLVAGFKGYAFCRAHSTAYAVEAYQGAYAKRYHPAEFMACVLTNGKGFYSPLVYTLECRRLGIGFLSPDVNASTDAFTVEPVQTPSGTHAPALAKSIRVPLRCVKGLSETTLARWRKERGKAPFQNVRDFCERVHPQGQEALDLIRVGAFDSLGGTRTEQFWRCLHSARDDAIDSDWLFRNTKEEAIRAQFREEPGILQMLQDETELLGYTVSGHPLDCHPNIRWNTYCPISELPRYHRQKVTVCGLIIVSRSHLQQNGEPMKFISICDRSGIVECEIFADAYRAYGLATVRYPIVQVTAEVTPFDNQAGFTLAVQRIEKARHLQTV from the coding sequence ATGATGCTGCATTTTGATGCGGATGCATTTTTTGCTGCGGTCGAACAAGCCGCCGATCCGAAATTACGCGGCAAGCCCATAGCAGTTGGCGGGCAGAAACGCGGCGTCATTGCATCTGCCAGTTATGAAGCGCGACGGCTTGGGATCTATACCACCATGCCAACAGTGAGAGCGCGTAAGCTCTGCCCTTCTCTCATCATCCTTCCGGGCGATTTTGAGAAATATGAGCGCTTCTCAAAGCTGATGTTTTCATATGCGTATGATTTCACTCCGCTGGTGGAAGTGGCTTCAATTGACGAGTGTTACATGGACCTCAAAGGAGCCAAGGATACTCGTGCGGTCTCAACTGCGTTGACAATCCAAAAGGCAATTTCCCAGTCGCTGAAGCTCTCTGTTTCCGTCGGCGTTGGAGCGAACAAGCTGGTCTCCCAAATTGCCTCCAAGCTCAAAAAGCCCCACTGCTTCATTGAAGTATCACAAGGCGGTGAACAGGATTTTTTATGGCCGCTGGAAAATAAATGGCTCCCCCTGGTCGGACCTCATCTCGCAGCCAAGCTCAATACCGCCGGACTCCGCTGTGTTGGTCATGTGGCTGCAACACCAGTGGATGAATTATCGCTGGTTGTCGGGACCAGCGCCCCTACCCTGCATGAATATGCTCTCGGGCGCGACGACCGACCCGTGGTTTGTGATGCGCCTGAGGCCAAGAGCTACGGTGAGCAGGAAACCTTCGGGCAGGATACAACCGATACCGTATTCATCATCGCCCGCCTGCGCTGCATGGCTGATGGGCTGATGAGGCGTGTCCGCCATGATGGCAAAAGCATACGCACGGTGAGTTTGCGAGTGCGATACAACGACATGGACGAAACCACTCGTTCGTCCAGCCTGGAGGAGCCAACCGACCTGGAGCATGATGTTTACCCGCTGCTTGAAACACTGTTGCATCGTGCCTGGGAAAGGCGCGTCAGCATCCGGCTGGTCGGCCTTCGCTTCACCAAGATTTATGAGGCGGGCTTCAGCGCCAGCCTCGGTCTGGAACAGTCCGACATTACCCGTGCACGCCTTCATATTTTGTCGGTGGTGGTCGATCATCTCCGGCATAAGCAATGCAGCATCATGCGAGGTCATGATCTCTGGCTATCAAAGCACCGTCAACAGCCTCGTGAGACCCTGCCTAAGCCGCAAGTCATCACGGGCGAAGTTAAAGAAAGCTCTCACCGCGTCCTGCGTGAGCGGGCGGAAAACGGTCCTCAGATCTTTGTCCCATCTGCGCAGAGCCTCACCGCTCCCGCATTGAATGTGAAAAGCTGTTACAGCTTCCTTGATTCAGCGCTCACCATTCCAGCGATGATCAAGGCTGCTACTGGCTACGGCATCAAAGCCCTCGCAATCACCGACCCCAACCTGCACGGAGCTGTTCCGTTTTATCAGGCAGCAAGCGCAGCCGGCATCAAACCCATCATCGGAGCAGAGCTGCTTAGCGGCAGCACCCACCTGCTGGCATATGTGCAAAACAAGACCGGCTACCAGCATCTCTGCCGGTTGCTTTCCTTTGGTAAAGGAGGCCACGTTACGACCGAGCAACTACAATCCCACCGGGAGGGGCTTATCATTACGCCCGGCAATGCTGACGCAATCGCACTGCCGGAGATCCGTTACCACAAGGCCGCTGACAAAATGCTCTTCAGCGTTTTGCAAAGCATGAAGACATTGACGCTGCTTCATGAACCGCACCCACAGAAACGACGCGGGGATTTTGCATTCCCGCTACCAGTCGAATGGGGCAGATATTCCCCGCAGGCGCTAAAGGCAGCACATGAACTGGCTGACCAATGCGAGTTCGCTTTTGATTTTAAAACCCTGCGTTTTCCTAACTATGCACCAAGAGATGGCTCCACACCTGCCGCCATGCTATCCAGGCTGGCGCATGAAGGTTTAAAGCGTCGTTACGGCAGCAATGCAGATTCACATCTGGCGCAGCTCCGCGAAGAACTCGAGATCATCGCTGAAGTTGGCTATGAGGAATATTTCCTCACCGTTTGGGATCTTCTTCAAGAATGCCTCACCCATGATATTCATTGGATCACCAGAGGCAGTGCCGCTGATTCGCTCGTGTGCTACTGCCTCGGAATCAGCAATGTTTGCCCGATCAGGTTCGAGCTGTATTTCCGCAGATTTTTGAACCGCGACCGCATGGCTCTCCAGAAGCTTCCCGATATTGATATCGATTTCGCGCATGATAAAAAAGATGCCGTGGTCGAATTGCTCCTGAAGCGCTACGGCCCGGAACATGCCGCTATTGTGGGAGGGTTTAACACCTTTCAGGCAAAGTCAGCTTTCGCTGATATCGCCAAAGTTCTTGGCGTTGCTGAAAATGAAATCCGCCGCTTAACGCAGCATATGCCATGGACAGATGCGAAGCACGCAGCCGATGCTGTAGCAATGTCGCGTGAGTGCGATAACACGCCCTGGCAGGAAGAGCCGATGAGAACCGCATTACTCATGGCTGGCATGCTCGACGGCTTTCCCCGCTATCCTAAAATGCACCCTTGCGGCGTGGTTCTTTCCCGCTGCCCGATTCGGGATCTTTCCCCCACCTTCCAAAGTACCAAAGGCTGGCAGACGACCCATTTCGACATGGACAGCGTTGAAGCTGTCGGGTTGATCAAGCTCGATATTCTCGCTCAAGGCGGTCTTGCCGTACTGCGTGATACCAAGAGCATGCTCCAAGCTCAGGGCTTCACAATGAGTTTAGATAACCTTGAAGTCGGAGGCATTGGAGGAACCGAGGAACCACCACGCAGCCCAGATGCAGAGCCTTGGAGCGATCCTGAAATCTGGCAGATGATTGCCAGTGGCAATGGACGTGGAGTTCACCATATCGAAAGCCCTGCCATGACCAGTCTGGCTTGCATGGCAGATGTGCGGGACATCGACAGGCTGGTTGCTATTGTCTCAGTCATCAGACCGGGTGCCGCAAACGGTCTTAAAAAGACCCAGTTTGCGCGCCGGGCGCAGGGACTTGAAGCCGTTGATTATGTCCATGAAAGTCTGTCAAAAGTCCTGCGCTCAACCTTCGGGGTTGTCGCATATGAAGAGCATATCCTCCAAATCTGCGAGGAATTTGCCGGACTACCAGGCGGTCGCGCAGATGTTCTGCGCCGTGCCCTGGTAAAGCAAGATGAAGCCAAAATTGCCGAGGTTAAAGTCGAGTTCATGGCGGCTGCAAAAGCTCGCTCGAGGGATGCCTACAGCATTGCCCATGTCTGGGATCTTGTAGCGGGATTTAAAGGCTACGCTTTTTGCCGCGCTCATAGCACCGCCTACGCGGTCGAAGCTTATCAAGGCGCATACGCCAAGCGCTACCACCCTGCTGAGTTCATGGCATGCGTCCTAACCAATGGTAAGGGCTTTTATTCACCGCTCGTCTACACTTTGGAATGCAGGCGGCTTGGGATTGGTTTTTTAAGCCCAGACGTGAATGCTTCCACCGATGCCTTCACAGTCGAACCCGTGCAAACGCCGAGCGGCACGCACGCACCCGCTTTAGCCAAATCCATTCGCGTTCCCCTGCGCTGCGTTAAAGGCTTGAGTGAGACAACACTTGCTCGCTGGCGCAAAGAACGAGGCAAAGCACCGTTTCAAAACGTGCGCGATTTCTGTGAACGGGTCCATCCCCAAGGACAAGAAGCTCTTGATCTAATCCGGGTGGGTGCCTTTGACAGTCTGGGGGGCACCAGGACCGAGCAGTTTTGGCGCTGCCTGCATTCAGCGCGTGATGACGCTATTGATTCAGATTGGCTCTTCCGCAATACCAAGGAAGAAGCCATACGGGCGCAGTTCCGGGAGGAACCTGGCATCCTTCAAATGCTGCAGGATGAAACCGAGCTGCTGGGATACACAGTCAGCGGCCACCCGCTGGATTGTCATCCAAACATTCGCTGGAATACCTATTGCCCAATCTCCGAACTGCCCCGCTATCATCGCCAGAAGGTAACCGTGTGCGGCCTGATTATCGTCAGTCGCTCACATCTACAACAGAATGGTGAGCCGATGAAGTTCATCTCCATTTGCGATCGGTCAGGAATTGTGGAATGTGAAATCTTTGCTGATGCATACCGCGCCTACGGTTTGGCAACGGTGCGCTATCCGATTGTTCAGGTTACGGCCGAAGTAACGCCCTTCGATAACCAAGCAGGATTCACTCTTGCTGTGCAACGCATTGAGAAAGCCAGGCATTTGCAAACTGTTTAA